The Kitasatospora paranensis genome has a window encoding:
- a CDS encoding FAD/NAD(P)-binding protein, producing MTAPPLGGPAAVPTPYRVVAAGPETHDTATIVLEPAGRALPPFTPGQFAMVYALGVGDIPLSVSALDGDRLTHTVRSVGAVSTALHALETGAAVGVRGPFGTGWGLPAAAGRDLLVVAGGIGLAPLRPLVRAALAASQGYGRIGVLIGARTPRDLLYTAEIRDWQSAARVLTTVDRPDSLWGEVGVVTTLLDRIALRPEDTDAFVCGPEPMIRATAAELTLRGVEPARVHVSLERTMHCGTGHCGHCQLGPLLLCRDGPVVGWATARPLLMVREL from the coding sequence GTGACCGCGCCGCCCCTCGGCGGTCCGGCCGCGGTCCCGACGCCCTACCGGGTGGTGGCCGCCGGACCCGAGACCCACGACACCGCCACGATTGTCCTCGAACCGGCCGGTCGAGCTCTGCCGCCCTTCACTCCGGGCCAGTTCGCGATGGTCTACGCGCTCGGCGTCGGCGACATCCCCCTCTCGGTCAGCGCCCTGGACGGCGACCGGCTGACCCACACCGTCCGCTCCGTCGGAGCCGTCTCCACCGCCCTGCATGCCCTGGAGACCGGAGCCGCGGTCGGCGTCCGCGGGCCCTTCGGCACCGGCTGGGGCCTGCCCGCGGCAGCCGGTCGCGACCTGCTGGTGGTCGCGGGCGGCATCGGCCTGGCACCACTGCGCCCGCTGGTGCGCGCGGCGCTGGCGGCGTCGCAGGGGTACGGGCGGATCGGCGTCCTGATCGGCGCCCGCACACCGCGCGACCTGCTGTACACCGCGGAGATCCGCGACTGGCAGTCCGCGGCCCGCGTCCTCACCACCGTGGACCGGCCCGACAGCCTCTGGGGGGAGGTCGGCGTCGTCACGACCCTGCTCGACCGCATCGCACTCCGGCCCGAGGACACGGATGCCTTCGTCTGCGGTCCCGAACCGATGATCCGTGCCACCGCGGCCGAACTCACCCTGCGCGGCGTCGAGCCGGCCCGGGTCCACGTCTCACTGGAGCGCACCATGCACTGCGGGACCGGCCACTGCGGCCACTGCCAGCTCGGGCCCCTCCTGCTCTGCCGCGACGGGCCGGTGGTGGGCTGGGCCACCGCCCGGCCGCTCCTCATGGTCAGGGAGTTGTGA
- a CDS encoding cyclic nucleotide-binding domain-containing protein, with product MNTAQHGFLAALAPAHRDRLLGYAREVAVPGGARIFEEDGYADRFWIIRSGHVALDIHVPGRRAAVVETLGQGDLLGWSWLFEPYRWHLGAQTRGPLAASEFDAARVRTACREDPAFGLAVTHEVAAVVARRLKATRTRLLDLYGSAGAAETGRAP from the coding sequence GTGAACACGGCCCAGCACGGCTTTCTCGCCGCCCTCGCCCCCGCCCACCGGGACAGGTTGCTCGGGTACGCCCGGGAGGTCGCCGTCCCCGGCGGCGCCCGGATCTTCGAGGAGGACGGTTACGCCGACCGGTTCTGGATCATCCGGTCCGGGCACGTCGCCCTCGACATCCACGTCCCGGGCCGACGCGCCGCCGTCGTCGAAACCCTCGGTCAGGGCGATCTGCTCGGCTGGTCCTGGCTGTTCGAGCCCTACCGGTGGCACCTCGGCGCGCAGACCCGCGGCCCCCTGGCGGCGTCCGAGTTCGACGCTGCCCGCGTCCGCACGGCATGCCGGGAGGACCCCGCCTTCGGTCTGGCGGTGACCCACGAGGTCGCCGCGGTCGTCGCCCGCCGGCTGAAGGCCACCCGGACACGGCTGCTGGACCTCTACGGATCGGCCGGTGCCGCGGAGACCGGCCGGGCCCCGTGA